The genomic window GTTTATACCGCTCCTGTCATCTTTGTAGAAGAATTTTTTTAAACCTTTGTGTTTGAACTGTTTAATCACGTGACTATTCCCTTACGCCACATTGTAACTCACAGTGTTACAATTAAAATATACGCTCAGCACATCACATTGTCAATTACATACATAAAAGGGGACAGATTTATTTTTAATAGAGAATGCTGTTTAGCCAGGCAAGGGAATCGGTATCCATGGCAGCGGCCACCATGCCGTTGTTCAGGGAGCCGGAGATCACACCGGCAAGATAGGTGGTGTCGTTTTCCATGTAATACACGGGGGATCCGCTGGCACCGCCCAGCACCGCCATGGAGTCGGACAGGCCCAGGGCCCCGTTGTCATACAGGGACTGGTCAATGAAGCCGGCAACTTCCCACTGGTAATAGTCCGGGCCGGGGGTGTCCGGGTTGTCCTGTGTGATGCCGGCAGCAGAATACCCGGCGCTTTGTACAGGGATGCCCGACAGGTCCGGGGGGGCATCAGGGTCCAGGGACAGAAACCCCGCAGTACTGTCCACGGGCCGGTCCAGGCGGACAAGGCCCAGGTCGTTGTCCGGCCACCCGGGATATAAATCGTCGGAGTGAAACTGAGTCTGGACCCAGGCCTGCTGCCAGCCATAGCTGACGGCAGTTGCGGCATCACCGTTCAGACCCGGAAAAAAAGAGATCTGAGCCGTTTCATCCAAACGGCCGTCTGAATCCAGCAGCACATGGGCACTGGTCAGTACATGTTCGGGTGAGATCAGAAACCCGGTGCCCAGGTTTGTCTGGTCATCGAAACGGATCCTGATCTGACCGATGGCTGTATGGGGCAGGGTGGTGATTTCAATGGTATCCACCCAGTCCAGGGCCAGGGTGTCCGGCAGGGTCACGTGCGGGTGGGGCATCGCGTCTGCCTGGCTCTGTTCAGGCACGGGCACCGGCGTTAACCCTTCTGCGGCCCCATATTGCATGTAATGGTCCACCACGGTCATGCCCAGGTCCGTGAGCAGGTCCCTTAAATCCGGGATGGTTTTCAAGGCCCAGTCCCGGGCTGTGGCAGGATCAGACTGAAGCGCCGCCAGCTTGTCAGACAGGTACCGGGTCTCATCAAACCGGTTGGATGGGTGGATGCCTTCAGCGGCCCCGAATTGAATATAATGCAGATACACATCCCAGGGCCAGGCATTATCAAAAGCGTCAAGACCGGCTTCTTCTGATGGGGAATACCCCGTGGCTGCCAGCTGCCGGGCCTTGGCTGTCCGGTATTCCACAGGGTCAAAAAACGCATTGG from Desulfotignum phosphitoxidans DSM 13687 includes these protein-coding regions:
- a CDS encoding trypsin-like serine peptidase, which translates into the protein MRIPGFDKTFYLNAKLTALQAQSPDWASRDTAYLETYLAARGMTPEAHYIRYGWTEGLSPNAFFDPVEYRTAKARQLAATGYSPSEEAGLDAFDNAWPWDVYLHYIQFGAAEGIHPSNRFDETRYLSDKLAALQSDPATARDWALKTIPDLRDLLTDLGMTVVDHYMQYGAAEGLTPVPVPEQSQADAMPHPHVTLPDTLALDWVDTIEITTLPHTAIGQIRIRFDDQTNLGTGFLISPEHVLTSAHVLLDSDGRLDETAQISFFPGLNGDAATAVSYGWQQAWVQTQFHSDDLYPGWPDNDLGLVRLDRPVDSTAGFLSLDPDAPPDLSGIPVQSAGYSAAGITQDNPDTPGPDYYQWEVAGFIDQSLYDNGALGLSDSMAVLGGASGSPVYYMENDTTYLAGVISGSLNNGMVAAAMDTDSLAWLNSILY